The DNA region GCCCGCTCGCCGGCGGACCGTGGCACCAAGATCCTCAACTATCTGGCCGAGGTCACGGTCAACCAGCCGCACGGCCCGCGGACGTCGACGGTCTATCCGCAGGACAAATTGCCGCAGGTCGACCTCGACGCGATGCCGCCGCGCGGCAGCAAGCACCTGCTGACCGAGGTGGGTCCGGAGGCGTTCGCCCGATGGATGCGGGAATCGAGATCCCTCGGGGTCACCGACACGACGTTCCGCGATGCCCACCAGTCCCTGTTGGCGACCCGGATCCGCACGTCCGGCCTGTTGATGGTGGCGCCCCACATCGCGCGGATGACGCCGCAGTTGCTGTCGATCGAGTGCTGGGGCGGCGCGACTTACGATGTGGCGCTTCGGTTCCTGAAGGAGGATCCCTGGGACAGGCTCGCCGCGCTGCGGGAAGCGGTCCCCAACATCTGTCTGCAGATGCTCCTGCGCGGCCGCAACACCGTCGGGTACACGCCGTACCCCGAGTCGGTCACCCACGCGTTCGTGCAGGAGGCGACCGCAACGGGTATCGACATCTACCGCATCTTCGATGCGCTCAACAACGTCGATTCGATGCGGCCGGCCATCGACGCGGTGCGTGAAACCGGCACGGCGGTAGCCGAAGTCGCGATGTCCTACACCGGAGACCTGTCCGATCCGGCCGAGAACCTGTACACGCTGGACTACTACCTCAAGCTCGCCGAGCAGATCGTCGACGCCGGCGCGCACGTGCTGGCGATCAAGGACATGGCCGGTCTGCTGCGTCCGCAGGCGGCGGCTGTGTTGGTCAGCGCGTTGCGGAGCCGATTCGACCTGCCGGTGCATGTGCACACCCATGACACACCCGGCGGTCAGCTGGCCACCTACCTGGCGGCCTGGCAGGCCGGGGCCAACGCCGTCGACGGCGCCTCCGCACCGCTGGCCGGCACGACGAGCCAGCCCGCTCTGAGCTCCATCGTCGCCGCGACGGCGCACACCGAGTACGACACCGGGCTGTCACTGGCTGCGGTGTGCGACCTGGAGCCCTACTGGGAAGCGCTGCGAAAGGTGTACGCGCCGTTCGAGTCAGGTCTTCCGGCGCCCACCGGGCGGGTGTATCACCACGAGATTCCGGGGGGTCAGCTGTCCAATCTGCGCCAGCAGGCGATCGCGCTGGGGCTGGGCGACCGCTTCGAGGACATCGAGGCCGCCTACGCGGCCTCCGACCGCATCCTGGGACGGCTGGTCAAGGTGACCCCGTCGTCGAAGGTCGTCGGCGACCTTGCGCTGGCCCTGGTCGGTGCGGGCATCACCGCCGATGAATTCGCCTCGGATCCGGCGCGGTTCGACATCCCGGATTCGGTCATCGGATTCCTGCGCGGCGAACTCGGTGATCCTCCGGGAGGCTGGCCCGAACCGTTGCGGAGCAAGGCGCTGGCCGGACGCGCCCCCGCCAAGGTGCAGGCCGACCTCACCGCGGAGGACGAAGAGGCGCTGGCTCAGGCCGGGCCGGCGCGTCAGGCCGCCTTGAACCGGTTGCTGTTCCCTGGCCCGACAAAGGAATTCGAGGCGCACCGCGAGGTCTACGGGGACACCTCGAGCCTGTCGGCCAACCAGTTCTTCTACGGCCTGCGCCACGGCGACGAGCACCGGGTGACCCTCGAACGCGGTGTCCAGCTGTTGATCGGTCTGGAGGCGATCTCCGATGCCGACGAGCGCGGCATGCGCACCGTGATGTGCATCATCAACGGCCAGCTGCGGCCGGTGGTGGTCCGCGACCGCAGTGTGGCCAGCGAGGTGCCCGCCGCCGAGAAGGCCGACCGCAACAACCCCGACCACGTGGCGGCGCCGTTCGCCGGCGTGGTCACCGTCAGCGTTGCCGACGGTGACACTGTCGAAGCCGGCCAGACCATCGCCACCATCGAGGCGATGAAGATGGAGGCCGGGATCACCGCGCCGAAGGCCGGCACCGTCTCACGTGTCGCGGTGGCAGCGACCGCGCAGGTCGAAGGCGGCGATCTGCTGGTGGTCGTCACCTGACCCGCATCATCGCCGGCGTTCTGGGAGGGCGCCGAATCGCGGTGCCGCAGCACAAGTCCGGCCGGGGTACCCGTCCGACCACAGACCGGGTGCGCGAGTCCCTGTTCAACCTGTTGGCGGCGCGGATCGACTTCGCCGGCCTCGCGGTGCTCGACCTCTACGCCGGTTCCGGGGCGCTGGGACTGGAGGCGCTGTCGCGGGGTGCGGCGTCGGCGCTGTTCGTGGAATCCGATGGCAAAGCGGCGGCGGTGATCACGCAGAACATCTCATCGCTGGGCGTACGGAACGCGTCGGTGCGCCGGGGCACGGTGGCGGCA from Mycobacterium sp. DL includes:
- a CDS encoding pyruvate carboxylase translates to MSKVLVANRGEIAIRAFRAAYEMGIATVAVYPHEDRNSLHRLKADESYQIGEIGHPVRAYLSVDEMIRVATQAGADAIYPGYGFLSENPELAASCAAAGITFVGPSAGVLELTGNKARAIAAARAAGLPVLTSSEPSASVDELVEAARDMEFPLFVKAVSGGGGRGMRRVTDRAALNEAIEAASREAESAFGDATVYLEQAVLNPRHIEVQILADTAGNVMHLFERDCSVQRRHQKVIELAPAPNLSEELRQKICDDAVSFAREIDYTCAGTVEFLLDERGHHVFIECNPRIQVEHTVTEEITDVDLVASQMRIAAGETLADLGLSQDSLVIRGAAMQCRITTEDPANGFRPDTGRITAYRSPGGAGIRLDGGAVLGGEIGAHFDSMLVKLTCRGRDFNAAVARAYRALAEFRIRGVSTNIPFLQAVIDDPDFRAGRVTTSFIDERPYLLTARSPADRGTKILNYLAEVTVNQPHGPRTSTVYPQDKLPQVDLDAMPPRGSKHLLTEVGPEAFARWMRESRSLGVTDTTFRDAHQSLLATRIRTSGLLMVAPHIARMTPQLLSIECWGGATYDVALRFLKEDPWDRLAALREAVPNICLQMLLRGRNTVGYTPYPESVTHAFVQEATATGIDIYRIFDALNNVDSMRPAIDAVRETGTAVAEVAMSYTGDLSDPAENLYTLDYYLKLAEQIVDAGAHVLAIKDMAGLLRPQAAAVLVSALRSRFDLPVHVHTHDTPGGQLATYLAAWQAGANAVDGASAPLAGTTSQPALSSIVAATAHTEYDTGLSLAAVCDLEPYWEALRKVYAPFESGLPAPTGRVYHHEIPGGQLSNLRQQAIALGLGDRFEDIEAAYAASDRILGRLVKVTPSSKVVGDLALALVGAGITADEFASDPARFDIPDSVIGFLRGELGDPPGGWPEPLRSKALAGRAPAKVQADLTAEDEEALAQAGPARQAALNRLLFPGPTKEFEAHREVYGDTSSLSANQFFYGLRHGDEHRVTLERGVQLLIGLEAISDADERGMRTVMCIINGQLRPVVVRDRSVASEVPAAEKADRNNPDHVAAPFAGVVTVSVADGDTVEAGQTIATIEAMKMEAGITAPKAGTVSRVAVAATAQVEGGDLLVVVT
- the rsmD gene encoding 16S rRNA (guanine(966)-N(2))-methyltransferase RsmD; its protein translation is MTRIIAGVLGGRRIAVPQHKSGRGTRPTTDRVRESLFNLLAARIDFAGLAVLDLYAGSGALGLEALSRGAASALFVESDGKAAAVITQNISSLGVRNASVRRGTVAAVLATSPARPVDLVLADPPYEVDNTVVAEMLLALDTGGWSTSGTVAVVERAASSPEIRWPPGWSVWSARRYGDTRIELAERD